The sequence GCTTCACAAACAAATAAACAAATAAGCAAAGCCTGACCCCAGCCATGGCTAGGCGTAAAAGAAGAAATATGAAGCTCCAGTACGTATATGAAGTGCCTATTAAGCGGTTGCGCCTCCCCCTTTAATCTGCGAACAAGGACATAGGTTACGCTTTGATTTCCTCCTTTTGTAAAGGAGGATTAAGGAGGATTTGGCTAAATTTTTGGTCGGCTAGCCTGTACTGAGTTAATCGAAGTGCCCAGTACAAGCTTCGTGAAGCAATCTTGAACGTCCCCTTTATATACTACGAAAAATGTTTAATAAATCCGAAGGATTAATAATTCTCACTGACTTATACATTTGAAGTCTGTGTAAATCTTTATCCCCACTGACTATGAACTTAGCCTTTGCTGAAAGAGCGCAGGACAAAAACTTATCATCATCGGGATCTTTACAAACCCCTTTAACAGCTTTTTTTATTTCAATGACTTCAAAGAAGGGGAGCACCTCTTTATAAATAATAATGTGTATCTCATCTTTCGAGAGGGCAAACCTTGGGTATTCAAGAACTTTTCTAAATTCATCGAATGTTTCCATTGACACT comes from Thermodesulfobacteriota bacterium and encodes:
- a CDS encoding putative toxin-antitoxin system toxin component, PIN family is translated as MGKKKGKIKVVLDTNVLVSALLFKKETSKIVDLWKSRKIIPVVSMETFDEFRKVLEYPRFALSKDEIHIIIYKEVLPFFEVIEIKKAVKGVCKDPDDDKFLSCALSAKAKFIVSGDKDLHRLQMYKSVRIINPSDLLNIFRSI